One genomic region from Anguilla rostrata isolate EN2019 chromosome 2, ASM1855537v3, whole genome shotgun sequence encodes:
- the pex13 gene encoding peroxisome biogenesis factor 13 — MASQPPPKPWERRIPGAIPGPANYQSTELGPSRLSRPGPPVMTRVAPPIPPRPVQPSGMSAYRPAYGSLSSTYSPYGGSPYGGYSPYGYGIGGGGLGYNHFRAEDTAPSRFVQQAEESSRGAFQSIESIVHAFSSVSMMMDATFSAVYNSFRAVLDVANHFSRLRVHFTKVFSAFALVRSLRYLYRRLQRMLGLRRTSEAEDLWADSAGTAVVEAGAGGPGASDPAANSVKSWPIFLFFAVILGGPYLIWKLLSSAEGVEEITTNWANGDDDHVVARAEFDFTAASDEEISVRAGDMLNLAPKEQQPRVRGWLLASLDGQATGLVPANYVKVLGKRRGRRQAELEVAVQEPQPSPRQQGPPPSHGLAPPTGPAAAQLGLAEQEEVLDSVFREVPEESHGLLFPGVQSVAASSSSSGPAEKIDL, encoded by the exons GTCGACGGAGTTGGGACCTTCCAGACTGTCGAGGCCGGGTCCTCCGGTTATGACTCGCGTGGCACCGCCAATCCCGCCGCGGCCCGTCCAGCCGTCGGGCATGTCCGCGTACCGGCCCGCGTACGGCTCCCTTTCCTCGACGTACAGCCCCTACGGCGGCTCGCCGTACGGCGGCTACAGCCCGTACGGCTACGGAATCGGCGGCGGCGGGCTGGGCTACAACCACTTCCGGGCGGAGGACACGGCCCCGAGCCGCTTCGTGCAGCAGGCGGAGGAGAGCAGCCGCGGCGCCTTCCAGTCGATCGAGAGCATCGTGCACGCCTTCTCCTCCGTCAGCATGATGATGGACGCCACCTTCTCCGCCGTGTACAACAGCTTCCGCGCCGTGCTGGACGTGGCCAACCACTTCTCGCGCCTCCGCGTGCACTTCACCAAGGTCTTCTCCGCCTTCGCCCTGGTGCGCTCGCTGCGCTACCTCTACCGCCGGCTGCAAAGGATGCTGGGACTGCGGCGCACGTCGGAGGCGGAGGACCTGTGGGCGGACAGCGCCGGGACGGCGGTGGTCGAGGCCGGGGCGGGAGGGCCAGGGGCGTCCGACCCGGCGGCGAATTCGGTCAAGTCCTGGcccatcttcctgttcttcGCCGTCATCCTCGGCGGGCCGTACCTCATCTGGAAGCTGCTGAGCTCTGCTGAGGGGGTGGAGGAAATCA CCACCAACTGGGCCAACGGGGACGACGACCACGTGGTCGCCAGGGCTGAGTTTGACTTCACCGCGGCCTCCGACGAGGAGATCTCGGTGCGAGCGGGAGACATGCTCAACCTGGCACCCAAGG AGCAACAGCCGCGGGTGCGGGGTTGGCTGCTGGCCAGCCTGGATGGGCAGGCCACGGGCCTCGTCCCCGCCAACTACGTGAAGGTCCTGGGGAAGAGGCGGGGGAGGCGGCAGGCGGAGCTGGAGGTCGCCGTGCAGGAACCGCAGCCGTCGCCGCGGCAACAGGGACCGCCCCCTTCGCACGGGCTGGCTCCGCCCACGGGCCCCGCAGCCGCCCAGCTCGGCCTCGCGGAACAGGAGGAGGTGCTGGACTCCGTGTTCAGGGAGGTGCCGGAGGAGAGCCATGGCCTACTGTTCCCCGGTGTCCAGTCTGTcgccgcctcctcctcatcctccggGCCGGCCGAGAAGATCGACCTGTGA
- the LOC135244066 gene encoding protocadherin Fat 4, with protein sequence MGTIDSILFLIILCCYCFKNTGGNPIDTSVLNCDVGSNKVLGPVDEGYNGAVEEFTGVLAEHNVQLVGYLFPSHIQFLELMFSPENSTATVYSKSELDADALNETRGKLYYSLRCSNSIENTRILLITDLNDNPPVFNPTAFSATVSESLAVNSAVIQVHATDADATPANNRITYSIMPPVPSEFEMTFDGTIVLKKRLNYDVATGYSFMVEARDNEGLADTAPVTITVEDFDNMNPYFNQSLYRAVIREHEVGEFLSIQPEAIEARDGDTGINQPIIYSISAVSPSDYTSSFTIDPVSGIITVVNSLDREEVSMVTVNIKAAQSDDSLKTAQAVVSVTVEDVNDNAPEFDQSGYSATILENSPDGSLVLRVGVTDRDEGGFDGMLRIIPDSAPFSISPDGTVRVKNSAALDREETPRFSLQIEARENASPNNAVQAGVNITLLDVNDNSPLFESASYEGKITKDQTVGMNITQVHAEDPDEGANGKVTYAIDGGNQEGYFSINEDTGLIQLKKLVVFEENKSLQFFLFVTARDGGQVSRFSSTQVHILAPGTSNPQFLLPSYHGSVLEEMDPPVDILKLSFLSVVPGIEVTLEVLSEADKFSVAPDGTFSTRLKLDREVRANYSVKVSISDGTNRDETTVLVDVTDVNDNDPVFASGSVTVDVPEDAKLGANVTRLAATDADDGFNGAVFYSLVGGEGKFSIDPESARISLAGSLDREGQAQYTLEVVARDQGQPPRSATAVVVVNVTDVNDNSPLFPVAQYEVAVLENCTVGTTVLELSATDLDEGSNAVVTYRVVQQAPPTDPPVFILNPVSGALWLNQPLDFGKARAYTLTVEALDGGTPALNGTSSVLVRVQDLNDKPPKFSQDHYNIAVFENLPSGTAIISLEVTDEDEAGFSNGHFILNSDTFSINEQGTVSLNRNATLDREQEDSYILQVVAVDSPTNGLSATAQLNITVLDVNDNNPQFLPLPDPVLVPEGNYSAQNPRDVCRISATDLDQGDNGKVTLSLSNPSALFQFREDGMLLAVGPLDREAKDAYELVITASDHGTPQRKNVTHITVTITDVNDNDPEFSQTTYSRDILVKDAKEGDLVLTLSATDKDAGNNSLITYSFSAGSPLLKLNNETGEITVTSDLLEITEDTMLKLTALAQDHGEPQRTSTASVLVSLFTVSLNPGVDFQSSAYNFTVAENEPKGTQVGVVKALAGNSLVEITYTLRSHEDLFSVDEQGVVSTLRPLDKETQEWYAMAVEATDSRTPPNTAVAMVSIQVEDVNEAPEFTSSSYSAEIVSIAPYKYPLVQVKATDQDAGQTGQLVYSLVEGSPLFDVEPSSGLVYVVSVEGQAGEKSLKVKATDPQGLSATADVEVTIQESKTNDAVVISLNQPVNMVDKKVLELERSLEQALGWTVKVISVTSINSFGGVVRSSEGGAKTYVTFIAMDSAGTVVPSEDVERKLESERETVTAELTKVFGEGVEYALEAAPGDPDSSQDTAIIVLSVLLALSILGVVALVVTVVVKFRKQGKGSREKDVLSFENSYEEHRNSGASESGSSNEEKNPKRSVSIGKNSSSDNSHTSAL encoded by the exons ATGGGGACTATTGATTCCATATTGTTTTTAATCATcttatgctgttattgtttcAAGAACACAGGCGGCAACCCCATTG ACACATCGGTTCTAAACTGTGACGTGGGGAGCAATAAAGTGTTGGGACCTGTGGATGAAGGATACAATG GAGCTGTGGAAGAATTTACCGGAGTCCTGGCGGAGCACAACGTGCAACTAGTCGGCTATTTGTTCCCATCACATATACAGTTCTTGGAACTGATGTTTTCCCCAGAAAACTCGACGGCCACCGTGTACTCTAAATCCGAGTTAGATGCAGACGCGTTAAATGAG ACCCGGGGTAAACTGTATTATTCTCTCAGATGCTCAAACAGC ATCGAAAACACACGGATTCTCTTGATTACCGACTTGAATGACAACCCTCCTGTTTTCAATCCCACGGCATTCAGCGCAACGGTATCTGAG AGTCTGGCTGTGAACTCGGCAGTAATCCAGGTACACGCCACAGATGCAGACGCCACACCGGCAAACAACAGGATTACATATTCCATAATG CCCCCCGTCCCCAGTGAGTTTGAGATGACATTTGACGGAACGATCGTTTTGAAAAAACGCCTTAACTACGACGTAGCCACTGGCTACAGTTTCATGGTGGAAGCCCGG gatAACGAGGGTCTTGCAGACACAGCACCTGTCACTATTACAGTGGAAGACTTCGACAACATGAATCCTTATTTTAATCAAAGTCTTTATCGTGCCGTCATTCGGGAACACGAG GTTGGAGAGTTTCTGAGCATCCAGCCTGAAGCAATAGAGGCCAGAGATGGGGACACTGGGATAAACCAGCCCATAATCTATAGCATCAGTGCAG TCTCCCCAAGTGACTACACAAGCTCCTTCACCATTGACCCTGTCAGTGGCATCATCACCGTGGTGAACAGTCTGGACAGGGAGGAGGTTTCCATGGTGACTGTGAACATCAAG GCAGCTCAGAGCGATGACAGCCTCAAGACGGCACAAGCGGTGGTGTCTGTGACGGTCGAGGACGTGAACGACAACGCGCCGGAGTTTGACCAAAGCGGATATTCCGCCACCATCCTGGAGAACTCCCCCGACGGCTCCCTTGTGCTGAGAGTCGGAGTCACGGACCGAGACGAA GGAGGGTTCGATGGAATGCTCAGGATCATTCCGGATTCTGCGCCATTCTCTATAAGCCCCGACGGAACTGTGCGGGTGAAGAATTCCGCTGCCCTGGACAGAGAGGAGACTCCCAGATTCTCCTTACAG ATCGAAGCCAGAGAGAACGCCTCGCCCAACAACGCTGTCCAAGCCGGCGTGAACATAACCCTCCTGGATGTGAACGACAACAGCCCGCTGTTCGAGAGCGCCTCGTACGAGGGAAAGATCACCAAGGACCAAACCGTTGGGATGAATATTACCCAG GTGCACGCGGAGGATCCGGACGAAGGTGCCAACGGAAAAGTCACGTACGCCATCGACGGGGGAAATCAGGAGGGCTACTTTTCCATAAACGAGGACACGGGACTCATCCAGCTGAAGAAGCTGGTGGTGTTCGAGGAGAACAAATCCCTCCAGTTCTTCCTGTTCGTAACCGCGAGAGACG GTGGACAGGTATCCAGATTCTCCTCCACACAGGTGCACATCCTTGCGCCTGGCACCTCCAACCCTCAGTTCCTGTTGCCTAGCTACCACGGAAGCGTGCTGGAGGAAATGGACCCCCCTGTGGACATCCTCAAA CTGAGCTTCCTGTCGGTCGTACCTGGGATTGAGGTGACCCTGGAGGTGCTCAGCGAGGCAGACAAGTTCTCCGTCGCCCCCGACGGCACGTTCTCCACCCGCCTCAAACTGGACCGTGAGGTCCGGGCAAACTACTCAGTCAAGGTGTCCATCTCCGACGGCACGAACCGCGACGAGACCACCGTGCTGGTCGACGTGACCGACGTCAACGACAACGACCCCGTCTTTGCCTCCGGTTCGGTCACAGTGGACGTCCCGGAGGACGCGAAGCTGGGCGCCAACGTCACCCGGCTGGCAGCCACCGACGCGGACGACGGCTTCAATGGCGCCGTGTTCTACTCCCTGGTCGGGGGCGAGGGGAAGTTCAGCATCGACCCCGAGTCGGCCAGGATCTCATTGGCCGGGAGTCTggacagggaggggcaggcTCAGTATACCCTGGAGGTCGTCGCGCGCGACCAAGGTCAACCGCCACGGTCCGCCACCGCCGTCGTGGTCGTCAACGTGACCGACGTCAACGACAACAGCCCCCTGTTCCCTGTGGCCCAGTATGAGGTGGCGGTCCTAGAGAACTGTACCGTGGGAACCACGGTCCTGGAGCTGTCCGCCACGGATTTGGACGAGGGCTCCAACGCGGTGGTGACGTACCGGGTGGTTCagcaagcccctcccacagaccCGCCCGTCTTCATCCTGAACCCGGTGTCCGGCGCCCTGTGGCTGAACCAGCCGCTGGATTTTGGGAAAGCGAGGGCGTACACTTTGACCGTGGAGGCGCTGGACGGGGGCACGCCTGCTCTGAACGGGACGTCTTCGGTGCTGGTGCGAGTCCAGGACCTGAACGACAAGCCGCCCAAATTCAGCCAAGACCATTATAACATCGCTGTGTTTGAGAACCTTCCCAGTGGAACAGCCATAATCTCACTGGAGGTTACTGATGAAGACGAG GCTGGGTTTTCAAACGGCCACTTCATCCTGAACAGTGACACGTTCAGCATAAACGAGCAGGGAACCGTGTCACTGAACAGGAACGCTACGCTAGACAGGGAGCAAGAAGACAGCTACATCCTGCAG GTGGTGGCAGTTGACTCCCCCACCAATGGACTGAGTGCTACAGCCCAGCTCAACATCACCGTCCTGGACGTCAATGACAACAACCCCCAGTTCCTGCCCCTCCCGGACCCCGTCCTCGTCCCTGAGGGGAACTACTCCGCCCAGAACCCGCGGGACGTCTGCCGAATTTCCGCCACCGACCTCGACCAGGGCGACAACGGCAAGGTCACCCTGTCCCTGTCCAATCCCAGCGCCCTGTTCCAGTTCAGGGAG GACGGGATGCTCCTTGCTGTGGGCCCCCTGGATCGAGAAGCGAAGGACGCCTATGAGCTGGTGATAACAGCCTCTGATCACGGCACGCCACAGAGAAAG AACGTTACTCACATCACGGTCACCATCACAGACGTTAACGATAACGACCCAGAGTTCAGCCAGACCACGTACTCCCGGGACATCCTGGTGAAGGACGCCAAAGAGGGGGACCTGGTGCTGACACTGTCCGCTACGGACAAGGACGCCGGAAATAACTCTCTCATCACATACAG TTTCTCTGCAGGCTCTCCTCTCCTGAAGCTCAACAATGAGACGGGTGAGATcaccgtgacctctgaccttttggAGATCACAGAGGACACCATGCTTAAGCTCACTGCCCTGGCACAGGACCACGGGGAGCCCCAGCGCACCTCCACAG CCTCTGTCCTGGTCTCCCTGTTCACCGTCAGCCTCAACCCAGGAGTGGACTTCCAGAGCTCCGCCTACAATTTCACCGTGGCGGAGAACGAGCCGAAGGGCACGCAGGTGGGCGTGGTCAAGGCCTTGGCGGGCAACTCGTTGGTTGAGATCACCTACACCCTGAGGTCGCACGAGGATCTGTTCTCTGTGGACGAGCAGGGCGTGGTCAGCACGCTCCGCCCCTTGGATAAGGAGACGCAGGAGTGGTACGCCATGGCGGTGGAGGCCACGGACTCCAGGACTCCGCCCAACACCGCCGTCGCCATG GTGTCGATCCAGGTGGAGGACGTCAACGAGGCGCCAGAATTCACCAGCTCAAGCTACTCCGCCGAGATCGTTAGCATCGCTCCATACAAATACCCCCTTGTGCAAGTGAAG GCCACAGACCAGGACGCTGGGCAGACCGGGCAGCTGGTGTACAGCCTGGTGGAGGGCAGCCCGCTGTTCGACGTGGAGCCCTCCTCTGGACTGGTGTACGTGGTGTCTGTGGAGGGCCAGGCGGGAGAGAAGTCCCTCAAGGTGAAAGCCACAGACCCCCAGGGCCTTAGTGCCACCGCAGACGTAGAG GTGACGATCCAGGAGAGCAAAACCAATGACGCTGTGGTCATCTCTCTGAACCAGCCTGTCAACATGGTGGACAAGAAAGTCCTAGAGCTGGAGAG GTCCCTGGAGCAGGCGCTGGGTTGGACAGTGAAGGTCATCAGCGTCACAAGCATCAACAGCTTTGGGGGCGTGGTCAGGTCCTCTGAGGGCGGAGCCAAGACGTACGTCACCTTCATCGCCATGGACTCCGCTGGCACCGTCGTACCCTCTGAAGACGTCGAAAG GAAGctggagagcgagagggagactGTGACGGCCGAGCTGACGAAGGTGTTTGGAGAGGGCGTGGAATACGCCCTGGAGGCGGCCCCCGGTGATCCCGACTCCTCCCAAGACACGGCCATCATCGTCCTGAGCGTGCTGCTGGCGCTGAGCATCCTGGGAGTGGTGGCGCTGGTCGTGACCGTGGTGGTCAA gttcagaaagcaaGGCAAAGGGAGCCGAGAGAAGGACGTCCTCAGCTTTGAAAACTCTTACGAGGAGCACAG GAATTCAGGTGCCTCTGAATCAGGAAGCAGCAATGAG GAGAAGAATCCCAAGAGGAGTGTGTCAATCgggaagaacagcagcagtgatAACAGCCACACCTCAGCGCTCTGA